From Phragmites australis chromosome 5, lpPhrAust1.1, whole genome shotgun sequence, a single genomic window includes:
- the LOC133917812 gene encoding predicted GPI-anchored protein 58, with protein MTAQGVVVSSSKSPVALVLEGSISTAPNVIPPTSVSVTAPTPEDPAVAIVPTPAPGVCAPTMEDAIVAIAPTHAPALSAPTLKDPTVVTAPTHAPAVSAPTLEDPVMATASTFSARPSSPDFDTLSTFNKVEHDFGSSSSSRFKVYPSTVTAMPPSSPTPDAKDVDI; from the coding sequence ATGACCGCGCAGGGTGTTGTGGTTTCTAGCTCCAAGTCACCTGTTGCTCTAGTACTTGAGGGCTCTATCTCAACGGCTCCTAATGTTATACCTCCTACTTCTGTCTCAGTGACTGCACCTACTCCGGAGGATCCTGCTGTGGCGATCGTACCTACTCCTGCTCCTGGTGTATGTGCACCTACTATGGAGGATGCTATTGTGGCGATCGCACCTACTCATGCTCCTGCTCTCAGTGCACCTACTCTGAAGGATCCTACTGTGGTGACCGCACCTACTCACGCTCCTGCTGTCAGTGCGCCTACTCTTGAGGATCCTGTTATGGCGACCGCATCTACTTTCTCTGCGAGACCTTCGTCTCCTGACTTTGACACCCTTTCTACTTTTAATAAGGTCGAGCATGACTTCGGCTCTAGCTCTAGTTCTAGGTTCAAGGTTTATCCTTCTACCGTCACAGCGATGCCTCCTTCTTCTCCGACCCCGGATGCCAAAGATGTAGATATTTAG